A region from the Sorex araneus isolate mSorAra2 chromosome 6, mSorAra2.pri, whole genome shotgun sequence genome encodes:
- the LOC129406027 gene encoding olfactory receptor 5B3-like: MASMGNNSEVTEFILLGLTDAPELQVPLFVVFTLIYLITLIGNLGMVMLILLDSRLHIPMYFFLSNLSLVDFCYSSTITPKVIAGFLIGDKVISYNACAAQMFFFVIFATTENFLLASMAYDRYAAVCRPLHYTTIMTTKMCAHLAIGSYAFGFLTAAVDTGNTFSLSFCMSNVVHHFFCDIPAVMSLSCSNKDFGELTLFLLSSVYILFAVVIILISYVFIFNTILKMHSAEGYQKAFSTCASHLITVSIFYGTLIVMYLQPSSSHSMDTDKIASVFYTIVIPMLNPIVYSLRNKEVKNSFTKVVEKAKYSVNLVLK; the protein is encoded by the coding sequence ATGGCATCCATGGGGAATAACTCAGAGGTGACGGAATTCATCCTGCTAGGACTCACTGACGCCCCGGAACTGCAGGTGCCTCTCTTTGTAGTGTTCACCCTCATCTACCTCATCACCCTGATAGGGAACCTGGGGATGGTCATGCTGATCCTGCTGGACTCCCGCCTCCACAtccccatgtactttttcctcagCAACCTCTCCCTGGTGGACTTCTGTTACTCCTCAACAATTACTCCCAAGGTGATAGCCGGGTTCCTTATTGGGGACAAGGTCATCTCCTACAACGCATGCGCTGCTCAGATGTTCTTTTTTGTCATCTTTGCCACGACAGAAAATTTCCTTCTGGCTTcaatggcctatgaccgctatgcaGCGGTGTGTCGGCCCCTACACTACACCACCATCATGACCACAAAGATGTGTGCGCATCTGGCCATAGGCTCTTACGCCTTTGGATTTCTGACGGCTGCTGTTGACACTGGAAACACGTTTTCCCTCTCGTTCTGCATGTCCAATGTGGTCCATCACTTTTTCTGTGATATCCCAGCAGTCATGAGCTTGAGTTGCTCCAACAAAGACTTCGGTGAGCTGACGTTGTTTCTCCTGTCAAGCGTTTATATCTTGTTTGCTGTTGTTATAATCTTGATTTCTTACGTATTCATATTTAACACCATTTTGAAGATGCACTCAGCTGAGGGGTACCAGAAGGCCTTTTCGACCTGTGCATCTCACCTCATCACAGTTTCCATATTTTATGGGACTCTCATTGTCATGTACTTACAGCCCAGTTCCAGTCATTCCATGGACACGGATAAAATTGCTTCTGTGTTCTATACTATAGTCATCCCCATGCTGAACCCTATTGTCTATAGTCTGAGAAATAAAGAGGTAAAAAATTCTTTCACAAAAGTAGTAGAGAAAGCAAAATATTCTGTAAATTTAGTCTTAAAATGA